The window CCGAAACTGCAGGCCTACGTCCGGCGCGTCACCGAGCACGGCGAAACCCTGCAGCACCCGTACCACGAGGACGTCGAGTACTACGCCGAACGCGCGCTCGGCCTGCTCGCCTCGGCCGAAGACGACACGCCCGACGCGAAAGAGCCCTTCGCTCGCTGGGGCCAGCCACTCACCCGCGACGGCGCCCGCGTGGTCGTCGCGAGAGAACACGGATTCGGCTCCTGGAAAGCACTTCGCGCCCACGTCAAGTCTCTTGTGGACAGTGGCGAGCCCTTCGCCCGCGCGTACCGGGCGGTCGAAGCGAGGGATCTCGACGGCCTCGGGAAGCTGCTCGACGAGTTCCCCGGGCTCGTCACCGCCCGCGGCACCAACGGCAACGACCTGCTCGGGATGGCCGGCGCGACCTGCGACGAGCGGCTCAGCAAGATCCTCCTCGACCGCGGTGCCGACCCGGCGCGCGGCAACGTCCACGGCTGGACTCCCCTGCACCAGGCTGCCTACAGCAACCTGCCGCGCCTGCTCGACCTCCTGCTGGAGCACGGCGCCCCGGTCGACGTCGCGGCCCGCGGTGACGGCGGCACTCCCCTGGTCGTCGCCCTGTTCTGGGGCCACCGCGAAGCCGCGGAGAAGCTGGCGGCGCACAGCCGGGCGCCGGGGAACCTGCGCGTCGCGGCCGGGCTCGGCGACACCGGCTTCATCGACGAGCTGCTGACCTCGGGCGACCCCGGCGCGCATCGCGGTTTCTACCGCCCCCACAGCGGTTTCCCGGCCTGGCAGCCGACCGGCGACCCCGCCGAAGTCAAGAACGAAGCCCTTTCCTGGGCCGCGCGCAACGACCGCATCGAAGCACTGGAAACCCTCGTGGCACGAGGGGCCGACGTGAACGCGGACGTCTACCGGGGCACGGCGCTGACGTGGGCGGCGGCGCAGGGCAAGCTCGCCGCCGTCCGGACGCTGCTGGACCTCGGCGCCGACGTGAACCGTCGGGGCACGTTCGGCGGCCCGAACCACGGCGAGAGCGTGACCGCCCTGCACTTGGCCGCCCAGTCCGGGCACCTCGACGTCATCCGGACGCTCGTCGACAACGGCGCCGACCTCGGCGCCCGGGACGGGATCTTCCACAGCACCCCGGAAACGTGGGCCGACGTGTGCGGCCAGCCGACCGCCCGGGACCTGCTCCGATCCCTGTAGACAAACGGAGTCTATAGTCCGTATCGTCGAAGACGGACTACAGACTCCGTTTTGCTCACTGGGAGGATTCATGACCACACCCCGCGACGTGTTCGCCGCGCTGTCCGACGGCATCAGCGAAGGACGGTTCGGCGACCTTTCCGCGCTCTACGCCGAAGACACCGTCGTCGAGCACCCCCAGGCCGTGCCGCGGCCGGGGCGCATCACCGGCCGCGTCGCGGTCCACGAGCGGTTCACCGGCGCCCTCGCGGCCGCGGTCAGGCTCAAGCGCAAGAACGTCGTCGTCCACGAGACGACGGACCCCGAGGTGATCGTCGCCGAATACGACTACGACGCCGAGTCCGTCGAAACCGGCAAGACCACGCCGACGGCCAACATCCAGGTGCTGCGCGTCCGCGACGGCCTGATCGTCCATTCCCGCGACTACCACGACTACCTGCGCCTCGCCGCGATCCGCGACGGCGTCGACCAGCTCGCCGCGGCTTACGAGCAAGCGCCGCCGCGCGAGTTGTCACCGATCGGACCACGGACGTCGAGCGACCCGAAGAGCCGGCGTGGGGTGTTCGAGCGGCTCGTCTACGGCGTCTCCGACAAGCGCGGCGAGGAGCTGGCGGAGCTGTACGCCGAGGAAACGCACGTCACGCACCCGTTCCAGCCGGGGTCGGCCGTCGTCCGGACGCGCGAGGAGCTGCGGGCGCACTTCAAGCAGGCCGCGGGCTTGGGCGTCGACCTCGAGGCGACCGACCTGGTCACCTACGAGGGCACCGATCCCGAGGTGCTGATCGCCGAGTTCGCCTACCAGGGCGAGTACGGCGGCCGCCCGGTCCGCATCGCGAACATCTTCGCGATGCGGATCCGCGACGGCCTCGTCGTCGAGTCCCGGGACTACGGCGACCACCTCGGCATCGCCGGCGACACCGGGAAGATCCCGGAGCTGGCGGCGAAGCTTTAGGCCTCGGCGAGGTCCTCGGGCAGGTCGAACTCGCCGTCGCGGACGCCCTTGACGAACGCGTCCCACTCGGACGGCGTGAAGACCAGGATCACGCCGTCCGGCTTCGACGACTGCCGCATCGCGGTGTAGGTGACGCCGTCGGTGTGCTCGATGAAGGCGTACTCGACGCAGTCGTCGAGCGTGACGCCCTCCGGCTCGGCCCGGATCCACTCGGCCTTCGTAAAGTCGAGGTGGTGCCGGATGTGCGCCTTGTCGTCGACCGGCTGCTCACTCATGCCGCAAGCGTAGCGAAACGACCACCGAACGCACTGAAGGGGACGCCCGGAGCGGGCGTCCCCTTCAGCGTCTTGCGAGAAAAGACTCAGGCGGTCTCGGTGATCGGCCGGTCCACCCACGACATCAGGTCGCGGAGCTTCTTGCCGGTCGCCTCGATCGGGTGCTGGTTGCCCTGCTCCTCGAGCTTGGTGAAGTTCGGCCGGCCGGCCTCATCCTCGGCGACCCATTCGCGGGCGAACGTGCCGTCCTGGATCTCGCCGAGGATCTTCTTCATCTCTTCCTTGACCGCCGGCGAGATGACGCGCGGGCCGCGGGTCAGGTCGCCGTACTCGGCGGTGTCGGAGATCGAGTAGCGCTGGCGCGCGATGCCGCCCTCGTACATGAGGTCGACGATCAGCTTCAGCTCGTGCAGCACCTCGAAGTAGGCGATCTCCGGGGCGTAGCCGGCCTCGGTGAGCACCTCGAAGCCGGTCTGCACCAGCGCGGACGCGCCACCGCAGAGCACGGCCTGCTCGCCGAAGAGGTCGGTCTCGGTCTCCTCGGTGAACGTCGTCTTGATGACGCCGGCGCGGGCGCCGCCGATGGCCGCGGCGTAGGAGAGGGCGAGCGCCTGCGCGTTGCCGGTGGCGTCCTGCTCGACCGCGATGAGCGCCGGGACGCCCTTGCCGTCGACGAACTGGCGGCGGACCAGGTGGCCAGGGCCCTTCGGGGCGACCATGGCGACGTCCACGTTGGACGGCGGCTTGATCAGGTCGTAGCGGATGTTGAAGCCGTGCCCGAAGAAGATCGCGTCGCCGTCCTTGAGGTTCGGCGCGATGTCCTGCT of the Amycolatopsis sp. NBC_01488 genome contains:
- a CDS encoding ankyrin repeat domain-containing protein, whose amino-acid sequence is MGTLPAKPSLDQLRKRAKDLVRAEGVKLAEAQFRIARDHGFPSWPKLQAYVRRVTEHGETLQHPYHEDVEYYAERALGLLASAEDDTPDAKEPFARWGQPLTRDGARVVVAREHGFGSWKALRAHVKSLVDSGEPFARAYRAVEARDLDGLGKLLDEFPGLVTARGTNGNDLLGMAGATCDERLSKILLDRGADPARGNVHGWTPLHQAAYSNLPRLLDLLLEHGAPVDVAARGDGGTPLVVALFWGHREAAEKLAAHSRAPGNLRVAAGLGDTGFIDELLTSGDPGAHRGFYRPHSGFPAWQPTGDPAEVKNEALSWAARNDRIEALETLVARGADVNADVYRGTALTWAAAQGKLAAVRTLLDLGADVNRRGTFGGPNHGESVTALHLAAQSGHLDVIRTLVDNGADLGARDGIFHSTPETWADVCGQPTARDLLRSL
- a CDS encoding nuclear transport factor 2 family protein; the encoded protein is MTTPRDVFAALSDGISEGRFGDLSALYAEDTVVEHPQAVPRPGRITGRVAVHERFTGALAAAVRLKRKNVVVHETTDPEVIVAEYDYDAESVETGKTTPTANIQVLRVRDGLIVHSRDYHDYLRLAAIRDGVDQLAAAYEQAPPRELSPIGPRTSSDPKSRRGVFERLVYGVSDKRGEELAELYAEETHVTHPFQPGSAVVRTREELRAHFKQAAGLGVDLEATDLVTYEGTDPEVLIAEFAYQGEYGGRPVRIANIFAMRIRDGLVVESRDYGDHLGIAGDTGKIPELAAKL
- a CDS encoding DUF397 domain-containing protein codes for the protein MSEQPVDDKAHIRHHLDFTKAEWIRAEPEGVTLDDCVEYAFIEHTDGVTYTAMRQSSKPDGVILVFTPSEWDAFVKGVRDGEFDLPEDLAEA
- the ilvC gene encoding ketol-acid reductoisomerase, translating into MAVEIFYDDDADLSIIQGRKVAVIGYGSQGHAHSLSLRDSGVDVRIGLPEGSKSRAKAEEQGLRVLTPAEASAEADLIMILAPDTKQRFIYEQDIAPNLKDGDAIFFGHGFNIRYDLIKPPSNVDVAMVAPKGPGHLVRRQFVDGKGVPALIAVEQDATGNAQALALSYAAAIGGARAGVIKTTFTEETETDLFGEQAVLCGGASALVQTGFEVLTEAGYAPEIAYFEVLHELKLIVDLMYEGGIARQRYSISDTAEYGDLTRGPRVISPAVKEEMKKILGEIQDGTFAREWVAEDEAGRPNFTKLEEQGNQHPIEATGKKLRDLMSWVDRPITETA